In Deinococcus misasensis DSM 22328, one DNA window encodes the following:
- the sufU gene encoding Fe-S cluster assembly sulfur transfer protein SufU, with amino-acid sequence MSLLEDLYKQIILEHYKKPRNYGELEPHTHRQEGKNTSCGDEITLDLTIEDGVVKEARFKGHGCAISQATASLMTEAIKGKKVSEVQDLSSYFKNMLRNGTPHPELGELSALQGISKIHARVKCASLPWTTLDEALK; translated from the coding sequence ATGAGTTTGCTGGAAGACCTTTACAAACAGATCATTCTGGAGCATTACAAAAAGCCCAGAAATTACGGAGAACTGGAGCCCCACACCCACCGTCAGGAAGGCAAAAACACCTCCTGCGGAGACGAGATCACCCTGGACCTCACCATCGAAGATGGGGTTGTCAAAGAGGCCCGTTTCAAGGGGCATGGGTGTGCCATTTCGCAGGCCACAGCAAGCCTCATGACCGAGGCCATCAAGGGCAAAAAAGTCTCAGAGGTGCAGGACCTCAGCAGTTACTTCAAAAACATGCTGCGAAACGGCACCCCCCACCCAGAGCTGGGAGAACTCTCTGCATTGCAAGGCATCTCCAAAATTCACGCCAGGGTCAAGTGCGCTTCTTTGCCCTGGACCACTCTGGACGAAGCCCTGAAGTAA
- a CDS encoding DedA family protein: protein MLEHLQDIILKFGYIGIAATLLLETGFLIFFFLPGDTLLLAVGTIAATGTLNIWTTILSAFIGAVLGNAVGYWVGAKYGRAVFSNQNSKLFKPENITKAEYFYQKYGALAIILSRFVPGVRAIVPTLAGMVRMNYGLFMLLNMFSAALWTVSLPLLAYYVVPMLGIDPKTLDKYILIIILCAFLVPLIPVGYRMLKPAKNH from the coding sequence TTGCTGGAGCATCTGCAAGACATCATTCTGAAGTTCGGCTACATTGGCATTGCCGCAACTTTGTTGCTTGAAACAGGTTTTCTGATTTTCTTTTTTCTGCCCGGAGACACTTTGCTTTTGGCCGTGGGCACCATTGCGGCCACCGGAACCCTGAACATCTGGACCACCATCCTCTCTGCTTTCATTGGAGCTGTGCTGGGCAATGCTGTGGGTTACTGGGTGGGGGCCAAGTATGGCCGAGCGGTCTTCAGCAACCAGAACAGCAAACTCTTCAAACCCGAGAACATCACCAAAGCCGAGTATTTCTACCAGAAGTACGGTGCTCTGGCGATCATCCTGTCCCGCTTTGTGCCGGGCGTGCGGGCCATTGTGCCCACACTGGCCGGAATGGTCCGCATGAATTACGGCCTGTTCATGCTGTTGAACATGTTCAGTGCTGCCCTCTGGACGGTCAGTTTGCCCTTGCTGGCTTATTATGTGGTGCCCATGCTGGGCATCGATCCCAAAACCCTCGACAAGTACATCCTGATCATCATCCTGTGTGCTTTTCTGGTGCCCCTCATTCCGGTGGGTTACCGGATGCTCAAGCCCGCCAAAAACCACTGA